The following proteins are co-located in the Spea bombifrons isolate aSpeBom1 chromosome 3, aSpeBom1.2.pri, whole genome shotgun sequence genome:
- the FBXO30 gene encoding F-box only protein 30 encodes MEEQNQHSHCVHCFSRRCMIRPESGVSCDLVGCPHVCGAVYHSCKADEHRILCPLERVPCINKGFGCPFSVTRNKLADHLQICPASVVCCTMEWNRWPVSYADRKSYENLSRDVDEVEQLDMALALQDQRMLLESLKVATMMSKTTAKHEPQEEISVKLTDNDRTLTNGLSDGEDSYSALYQATVETTKSLAAALDVLNNATRDIAMLNGRLRDASCEMNKNFQLTEQNGAGILNHNDQELEDEEDAGAVGGIACSSLKHLHQNGSSDFYPGTNGCCEVENDAFNLTASTVMCNGFHSEDALTEGEMHVIRPKQNGADGVLQIESGELLNTNSSLTVTVQQPLVSSQMNGVKEEDSPKEQILDKKDEQGLKNVAVFGRRPFLVDAYWFKAKMEDKAVDTTDLEIQEDPMGLNGIDLITAALLFCLGDSPGGRGISDSRNIDGYHVDFGTQTFSFPSAILATNTMVGDIASASACDHANPQLSNPSPFQTLGLDLVLECVARYQTKQRSMFTFVCGQLFRRDEFSSHFKNVHGDIHAGLNGWMEQRCPLAYYGCTYSQRRFCPSTQGSKVIHDRHLRSFGVQPHVPSQHESTRCSSFGLPVDRFSSLPYEVLQHIAGFLDGFTLCQLSRVSRLMRDVCASLLQARGMVVLLWEKRHYPNGSSWQIKDKVWRFSTAFSTVKEWKFADIVSMADHLKKCSYNTVEKREEAVPLPCMCVTRELTKEGRSLRSVLKPVF; translated from the exons ATGGAAGAACAGAATCAGCATTCGCACTGTGTTCATTGTTTCAGTCGACGTTGTATGATTCGGCCAGAGTCTGGTGTTTCCTGTGACTTGGTTGGCTGCCCACATGTTTGTGGAGCCGTGTACCACTCCTGTAAAGCAGATGAACATAGGATATTGTGCCCCCTTGAACGAGTGCCTTGCATAAATAAGGGGTTTGGATGCCCTTTTAGTGTGACTCGTAACAAGTTAGCTGACCATCTACAAATATGTCCTGCAAGTGTGGTATGCTGTACGATGGAGTGGAACAGGTGGCCTGTGAGCTATGCGGATCGAAAATCGTACGAAAATCTCAGTAGAGATGTCGATGAAGTAGAGCAGTTAGATATGGCCTTAGCTTTACAAGATCAAAGAATGCTTTTAGAGTCACTGAAAGTGGCAACTATGATGTCTAAAACAACCGCGAAACATGAACCGCAAGAAGAAATTTCTGTCAAGCTCACTGATAATGATAGAACGCTCACTAATGGCTTAAGCGATGGTGAAGATTCTTACAGTGCACTTTATCAAGCAACTGTAGAGACCACTAAGAGTTTAGCAGCTGCTCTGGATGTCCTAAATAATGCTACAAGAGACATTGCTATGCTCAACGGAAGATTGCGTGATGCTAGTTGTGAGATGAATAAAAATTTCCAACTAACAGAGCAAAATGGTGCTGGTATTTTGAATCATAATGACCAGGAGttggaagatgaagaagatgctggAGCTGTAGGTGGGATAGCTTGTAGCTCATTGAAGCACTTGCATCAAAATGGTTCAAGTGATTTCTATCCTGGAACAAATGGTTGTTGTGAGGTAGAGAATGATGCCTTTAACTTAACCGCTTCCACTGTCATGTGCAATGGCTTCCATTCTGAAGATGCACTAACTGAAGGAGAGATGCACGTAATTCGACCCAAACAAAATGGTGCTGATGGTGTTTTACAAATAGAATCCGGGGAACTCTTGAACACAAATAGTTCTTTGACTGTTACAGTTCAACAGCCGCTAGTCTCAAGTCAGATGAATGGGGTGAAGGAAGAGGACTCTCCAAAAGAACAAATATTAGACAAAAAAGATGAACAAGGATTAAAAAATGTGGCTGTGTTTGGTAGACGCCCTTTTCTTGTTGACGCTTATTGgtttaaagccaaaatggaagaCAAAGCAGTAGACACAACAGATCTGGAGATACAAGAAGATCCAATGGGCCTAAATGGAATTGACCTGATTACAGCTGCATTGCTGTTCTGTTTAGGAGACTCTCCCGGTGGTAGAGGGATTTCAGACAGTCGTAATATTGATGGGTATCATGTTGACTTTGGGACGCAGACCTTTTCCTTTCCATCTGCAATATTGGCGACAAATACAATGGTAGGGGACATAGCATCAGCTTCTGCATGTGATCATGCTAATCCTCAACTTTCTAATCCCAGTCCTTTTCAGACACTTGGTCTGGATTTGGTGCTGGAATGTGTTGCCAGATACCAAACCAAACAGAGGTCCATGTTTACATTTGTATGCGGACAGCTATTTAGAAGAGATGAATTTTCTTCTCATTTCAAGAATGTTCATGGTGATATTCATGCTGGTCTGAATGGTTGGATGGAACAAAGATGTCCATTGGCTTATTATGGGTGTACGTATTCCCAGCGTAGATTTTGTCCATCAACGCAAGGATCCAAAGTTATTCACGATCGGCATTTGAGGTCTTTTGGAGTTCAGCCTCATGTACCTAGTCAACATGAATCAACAAGATGTTCATCGTTTGGTCTGCCTGTTGATCGTTTCAGTAGTTTGCCTTATGAAGTACTACAGCATATTGCAGGCTTTCTGGATGGCTTCACATTGTGCCAATTGTCGAGAGTCTCTAGACTTATGAGGGATGTGTGTGCCAGCTTGCTCCAAGCTCGTGGAATGGTGGTTTTGTTGTGGGAAAAGAGACATTATCCAAATGGAAGTTCATGGCAAATTAAGGACAAG GTGTGGAGATTCAGCACCGCATTCAGTACAGTAAAAGAATGGAAGTTTGCAGATATCGTGAGTATGGCAGATCATCTGAAGAAATGCAGCTACAACACtgtagagaagagagaagaagctGTCCCACTTCCCTGCATGTGTGTGACCCGGGAACTTACAAAGGAAGGACGCTCGCTCCGATCGGTCTTGAAACCTGTTTTTTAA